A window of the Podarcis raffonei isolate rPodRaf1 chromosome 4, rPodRaf1.pri, whole genome shotgun sequence genome harbors these coding sequences:
- the LOC128411791 gene encoding acetylserotonin O-methyltransferase-like, with protein MSTTEEAEALKMLFWNQNAFLISKIMFTASDLGVFDLLMDSKEPLTSVSIAERLGTSPFGMERLLDACVGYKFLQVERKENQTLYGNTDLANRYLGKRSPKTHYYSMKFSSEFVYTRAQHLADSVREGEAQSYRLSDSSTKKFYEAMCRSESSLREFMEFMHEIWSLCGRVVLNAFDLSHFPLVCDVGGCSGALAKEYISLYPNSTVTILDLPEVVETGKKHFVSSEEHRITFHKGDAFKDPIPEADLYILARILHCFTDENCVQLLTRLNKACKPGGGVLVVEIVLNEDRTGPVEAQIFSLVMLLCTQGKERTPSEYNALLSAAGFKQIQQKKTGHFDAILGRK; from the exons ATGAGTACTACAGAAGAAGCTGAAGCTTTGAAAATGTTATTTTGGAATCAGAATGCATTTCTAATATCAAAG ATTATGTTTACTGCCTCTGATCTTGGTGTATTTGATCTGCTGATGGACTCCAAAGAACCGCTGACTTCAGTATCTATTGCTGAACGTCTGGGTACCAGTCCCTTTGGGATGGAGAGGCTGCTGGACGCCTGTGTTGGCTACAAGTTCCTGCAAGTGGAAAGGAAGGAGAACCAAA CGCTTTATGGAAATACTGACCTTGCCAATCGCTACCTTGGCAAAAGAAGCCCAAAGACTCATTATTATTCCATGAAGTTCAGTTCTGAATTTGTCTATACGAGAGCACAGCACCTGGCTGATTCTGTGAG gGAAGGAGAGGCTCAGTCATATAGATTAAGTGACAGTTCTACAAAAAAATTCTATGAGGCTATGTGCAG ATCAGAGAGCAGCTTGCGAGAATTCATGGAGTTTATGCATGAGATCTGGAGTCTGTGTGGTCGAGTTGTGTTGAATGCATTTGATCTCTCTCATTTCCCACTCGTTTGTGATGTGGGAG GATGTAGTGGAGCCCTAGCAAAGGAATATATTTCATTGTATCCAAATTCTACAGTGACCATTTTAGACCTACCGGAAGTAGTGGAAACAGGAAAGAAGCATTTTGTCTCCTCAGAGGAACACAGAATTACTTTTCACAAAG GTGATGCTTTTAAAGATCCAATTCCAGAAGCTGACCTGTATATTTTGGCTAGGATCCTGCACTGCTTTACAGATGAGAATTGTGTGCAACTGCTAACCAGACTGAACAAAGCCTGCAAGCCTG GTGGTGGAGTTCTAGTAGTGGAAATAGTTCTCAACGAAGACAGAACGGGGCCAGTGGAAGCTCAAATATTCAGTTTGGTTATGCTGCTTTGTACTCAAGGAAAAGAACGGACCCCGTCAGAGTACAATGCGCTCCTCAGTGCTGCTGGCTTTAAGCAGATTCAGCAAAAGAAAACAGGCCACTTTGACGCCATTTTAGGAAGAAAATAA